Proteins found in one Pectobacterium atrosepticum genomic segment:
- a CDS encoding lipid kinase: protein MNLSRLLGVCVLSLSALLSFPSQAAPKTQFNVCWTIYAGWMPWGVIGTQGIIDKWADKYGIKIKVTQLNDYVESINQYTAGQFDGCTMTNMDALTIPASGGVDTTALLLGSFSAGNDGIVLKGKGKTLSDLRGMKVNLPELSVSHYLLVRGLETAGLRERDVTVVNTSDADIVAAFATRSVQAVVAWNPQLSAIKSQPDTSEVFQSGQIPGELIDMMVVNTQTLQENPALGKALAGAWFEMMSLMKAGDKPALESMAAASGTDLAGYQAQLKTTHLFYSAQDNLAFLTSADLPNTMKRVADFSFDKGLLGTGAQSADFIGMTFPGQITQGDSANVKLRFDDTFVRLAAENKL, encoded by the coding sequence ATGAACTTATCTCGTTTACTGGGCGTTTGCGTCCTCAGTCTCTCAGCGCTGCTGAGCTTCCCTTCACAGGCTGCGCCTAAAACGCAATTCAACGTGTGCTGGACTATCTATGCTGGCTGGATGCCGTGGGGCGTCATCGGCACGCAGGGCATTATCGATAAATGGGCCGACAAGTACGGCATCAAAATTAAGGTTACCCAGCTTAACGACTACGTCGAGTCGATCAATCAATACACCGCTGGACAGTTTGACGGCTGCACCATGACCAATATGGATGCGCTGACCATTCCGGCTTCGGGCGGTGTGGATACCACGGCGTTGCTGCTTGGCAGTTTCTCCGCAGGTAATGACGGCATCGTACTCAAGGGCAAAGGGAAAACGCTAAGCGACTTGCGTGGGATGAAGGTCAATCTGCCTGAACTCTCCGTTTCTCATTACCTGCTGGTGCGCGGTCTGGAAACCGCCGGATTGCGTGAGCGGGATGTCACCGTCGTCAACACGTCGGATGCCGATATTGTTGCCGCCTTCGCCACCCGCAGCGTACAGGCGGTTGTCGCCTGGAACCCACAGCTTTCCGCGATTAAAAGCCAGCCGGATACCTCGGAAGTCTTTCAGTCCGGTCAGATCCCCGGCGAGCTGATCGACATGATGGTCGTGAACACGCAGACGCTGCAAGAGAATCCGGCGCTGGGTAAAGCGCTGGCCGGTGCCTGGTTTGAAATGATGTCGCTAATGAAAGCGGGTGACAAACCCGCGTTGGAATCGATGGCAGCCGCCTCCGGTACCGATTTAGCCGGTTATCAGGCACAGCTAAAAACCACTCATCTGTTTTATTCCGCGCAGGACAATCTGGCGTTTCTGACCAGCGCCGATCTCCCGAACACCATGAAACGCGTTGCGGATTTCTCCTTTGATAAAGGGTTGCTCGGCACTGGCGCACAGAGTGCCGATTTTATCGGCATGACGTTCCCTGGGCAGATCACGCAAGGTGACAGCGCCAATGTGAAACTGCGCTTTGACGACACCTTCGTTCGTCTGGCCGCAGAGAACAAACTCTGA
- the katG gene encoding catalase/peroxidase HPI — MDENKTKPTGKCPVMHGGNTSTGSSNTDWWPNALNLDILHQHDTKTNPLGSDFSYREALKTLDVDALKKDLHTLMTDSQEWWPADWGHYGGLMIRMAWHSAGSYRTTDGRGGGGTGNQRFAPLNSWPDNVSLDKARRLLWPIKRKYGNKLSWADLIILAGTIAYESMGLKTFGFAFGREDIWQPEKDTYWGAEKEWLAKSTERYGSDDRTSLENPLAAVQMGLIYVNPEGVDGNPDPLRTAQDMRVTFSRMAMNDEETVALTAGGHTVGKTHGNGDASLLGAAPESADVEEQGLGWHNPAGSGKGRHTVTSGLEGAWTTHPTQWDNGFFQMLLNHEWELRKSPAGASQWEPVSIKEEDKPVDVEDPSIRYNPMMTDADMALKVDPEYRKISERFSRDQAYFSEVFARAWFKLTHRDMGPKARYVGPDVPQEDLLWQDPVPAGRTDYDVDLVKARIAESSLSISELVATAWDSARTFRGSDMRGGANGARIRLAPQKDWVGNEPARLARVLVVLESIAAATGASVADTIVLAGNVGIEKAAKAAGVQVTVPFAPGRGDTTDALTDVESFDVLEPIHDGYRNWLKKDYAVSVEELMLDRTQLMGLTANEMTVLVGGLRVLGTNYGGTKHGVFTDREGALTNDFFVNLTDMKYTWKPYRKDLYEIRDRKTGEVKWTATRLDLVFGSNSILRAYAEVYAQDDSKEKFVNDFVAAWVKVMNADRFDLAE, encoded by the coding sequence ATGGACGAGAATAAAACGAAACCAACCGGCAAGTGTCCGGTTATGCACGGCGGAAATACTTCTACTGGCTCATCAAACACGGACTGGTGGCCCAATGCCCTCAATCTCGATATTCTTCATCAGCACGACACCAAAACCAACCCGTTAGGCAGCGATTTCAGCTACCGTGAAGCCCTTAAAACCCTCGATGTCGATGCCCTCAAAAAAGACCTGCATACACTGATGACCGACAGCCAGGAGTGGTGGCCAGCGGATTGGGGGCACTACGGCGGCCTGATGATTCGTATGGCCTGGCACTCGGCGGGATCCTACCGCACAACTGACGGTCGCGGTGGCGGCGGAACGGGTAACCAGCGCTTTGCACCGCTTAACTCCTGGCCGGATAACGTCAGCCTCGATAAAGCGCGCCGTTTACTGTGGCCAATCAAAAGAAAATACGGCAATAAACTCAGTTGGGCAGACCTGATTATTCTGGCGGGCACTATCGCCTATGAATCCATGGGGCTGAAAACCTTCGGCTTCGCTTTTGGTCGTGAAGATATCTGGCAACCGGAAAAAGATACCTACTGGGGAGCGGAAAAAGAGTGGCTGGCAAAAAGTACTGAACGCTATGGCAGCGACGATCGTACCTCTCTGGAGAATCCGCTGGCTGCCGTACAGATGGGGCTGATTTACGTTAACCCAGAAGGCGTCGACGGTAATCCCGATCCGCTGCGTACCGCACAAGACATGCGCGTTACGTTTTCTCGTATGGCAATGAATGATGAAGAAACCGTCGCCCTGACGGCGGGTGGACATACGGTTGGTAAAACCCACGGCAACGGCGATGCCAGCCTGCTGGGCGCGGCACCAGAAAGTGCGGATGTTGAAGAACAAGGTCTCGGCTGGCATAACCCGGCGGGGTCGGGCAAAGGTCGCCATACCGTAACCAGCGGGCTGGAAGGTGCCTGGACGACGCATCCGACACAATGGGACAACGGCTTCTTCCAAATGCTGTTGAATCACGAATGGGAACTGAGAAAGAGTCCAGCGGGCGCGTCACAGTGGGAGCCTGTCAGCATTAAAGAAGAAGATAAACCGGTTGACGTTGAAGACCCGTCTATTCGCTACAACCCGATGATGACCGATGCCGATATGGCACTGAAAGTTGACCCAGAATATCGCAAAATTTCCGAGCGCTTCTCTCGGGATCAGGCCTACTTCTCCGAAGTATTTGCCCGAGCGTGGTTCAAACTGACGCACCGCGATATGGGGCCGAAAGCGCGCTACGTTGGCCCAGATGTGCCGCAGGAAGATTTACTGTGGCAGGATCCGGTTCCGGCGGGCCGTACCGACTATGATGTCGATCTTGTCAAAGCACGCATTGCGGAAAGCAGCCTTTCCATTAGCGAGCTGGTGGCAACCGCCTGGGACAGCGCCCGTACGTTCCGTGGCTCCGATATGCGCGGCGGTGCCAACGGTGCGCGCATTCGTCTTGCCCCGCAGAAAGACTGGGTAGGGAATGAACCTGCGCGTCTGGCGCGCGTATTAGTCGTTTTGGAAAGTATTGCGGCCGCAACGGGAGCCAGCGTGGCTGATACCATTGTGCTGGCAGGTAATGTGGGGATTGAGAAAGCGGCAAAAGCGGCTGGCGTACAGGTGACGGTGCCTTTTGCGCCGGGACGTGGCGACACCACCGATGCCCTGACTGATGTGGAGTCTTTCGATGTCCTCGAACCGATCCATGACGGCTATCGTAACTGGTTGAAGAAAGATTATGCCGTTAGCGTAGAAGAGCTGATGCTCGACCGTACCCAACTGATGGGGCTGACAGCGAATGAGATGACGGTATTGGTGGGCGGCCTGCGCGTGCTGGGAACCAACTACGGCGGTACGAAGCACGGTGTATTTACCGATCGTGAAGGGGCGCTGACGAATGATTTCTTCGTCAATCTGACCGACATGAAATACACGTGGAAGCCTTACCGCAAAGACCTGTATGAAATCCGCGATCGCAAAACGGGTGAAGTCAAATGGACGGCGACGCGTCTGGATCTGGTCTTTGGTTCCAACTCCATTCTGCGGGCCTACGCTGAAGTTTACGCACAGGACGACAGCAAAGAGAAGTTTGTGAATGACTTTGTTGCTGCCTGGGTGAAAGTGATGAATGCGGATCGCTTCGATCTGGCAGAGTAA
- a CDS encoding ABC transporter permease subunit: MRLINRSPSRGGRLLLVLLPFTVLLVLYLVGSALRLEANPNDKLLPSLGQMAEAIQRMAFTEDKRSGDYLFWLDTQASLIRLALGLGIASLLSLLFGIAAGAFPLFRASLSPLMTVLSMIPPLAILPILFIVFGLDELSKVMLIVIGVTPMLARDLEQRARNIPQEMLIKAQTLGANSWVVVLRVILPQLLSRLLISLRLLLGAAWLFLISAEAISAAAGLGYRIFLVRRYLAMDVILPYVVWITLLAWLMDMALRWLHRRWFPWSEESKA, encoded by the coding sequence GTGCGCTTGATCAATCGCTCCCCCAGCCGGGGCGGACGGCTGCTGCTTGTCCTGCTGCCGTTTACCGTGTTGCTGGTGCTGTACCTCGTGGGTTCAGCGCTGCGGCTGGAAGCCAATCCCAATGACAAACTGCTGCCAAGTCTTGGGCAAATGGCCGAGGCAATTCAGCGCATGGCATTTACCGAAGACAAACGTAGCGGAGATTATCTGTTCTGGCTGGATACGCAGGCCAGTCTGATACGTCTTGCACTGGGGCTCGGCATCGCCAGCCTGTTGAGTCTGCTGTTTGGGATTGCGGCAGGGGCTTTTCCGCTGTTCCGTGCGTCACTCTCGCCGCTGATGACGGTGCTGTCGATGATCCCGCCGCTGGCGATTTTACCCATTCTTTTCATCGTCTTCGGGCTCGATGAACTCTCGAAAGTGATGTTGATCGTCATTGGCGTCACGCCGATGCTGGCACGCGATCTCGAACAGCGTGCCCGCAATATCCCACAGGAAATGCTGATCAAAGCGCAAACGCTGGGGGCGAACAGCTGGGTGGTGGTGTTGCGCGTCATCCTGCCGCAACTGCTGTCACGGCTGTTGATTTCCCTGCGGCTGCTGCTGGGTGCAGCGTGGCTGTTCCTGATTTCTGCCGAAGCAATTTCGGCAGCGGCTGGGCTGGGTTACCGCATCTTTTTGGTACGCCGCTATCTGGCGATGGACGTGATTCTGCCTTACGTCGTATGGATCACGTTGCTGGCATGGCTGATGGATATGGCACTGCGCTGGCTACATCGCCGTTGGTTCCCGTGGTCAGAGGAAAGCAAAGCATGA
- a CDS encoding ABC transporter ATP-binding protein, translating into MSFIEIDNIWQEYGAHVVLERLNLNVEEGEFCTMVGASGCGKSTFLRLLLGQETPSRGEVRLEGKTLPAEPDASRGVVFQRYSVFPHLTVLENVVIGLEIPRSPWFGRLFGRRKQEVRDSAARMLERVGLGHAMNKYPNQLSGGMQQRLAIAQAFIVQPRILLLDEPFGALDPGIRGDMHTLLLELWRETRLTVFMVTHDLPEGFHLGTRLLVFDKVRVDPHAPEAYGARITYDIPLNQERLATRQRAFTPLSPVVSAATSPV; encoded by the coding sequence ATGAGTTTTATCGAGATCGATAACATCTGGCAGGAGTACGGCGCCCACGTTGTGCTGGAACGGTTGAATCTGAACGTCGAGGAAGGGGAGTTTTGCACGATGGTCGGTGCATCCGGCTGCGGTAAATCCACCTTTTTGCGCCTGCTGCTGGGGCAGGAAACGCCCAGTCGTGGCGAAGTGCGGCTCGAAGGGAAAACGCTGCCCGCCGAGCCGGATGCCAGCCGCGGTGTGGTGTTTCAGCGCTATTCGGTTTTCCCACATTTAACCGTGTTGGAAAACGTGGTGATTGGGCTGGAAATACCGCGCTCCCCTTGGTTCGGCAGGCTGTTCGGACGGCGTAAGCAGGAGGTGCGTGACAGTGCTGCTCGCATGCTGGAACGCGTCGGGCTTGGACATGCGATGAACAAATATCCCAATCAGCTTTCCGGGGGGATGCAGCAGCGGCTTGCGATTGCTCAGGCGTTTATTGTCCAGCCGCGCATCCTGTTGCTCGATGAACCGTTTGGGGCGTTGGACCCCGGTATTCGCGGCGATATGCATACCTTACTGCTGGAGCTGTGGCGGGAAACCCGCTTAACGGTCTTCATGGTCACCCACGATTTGCCGGAAGGATTCCACCTCGGCACACGTTTGCTGGTGTTCGACAAAGTGCGCGTCGATCCCCATGCGCCTGAAGCCTATGGCGCTCGTATTACTTATGACATACCGCTGAATCAGGAACGTCTCGCTACGCGCCAGCGCGCCTTTACGCCGCTGTCTCCTGTTGTCAGTGCGGCGACATCCCCCGTTTAA
- a CDS encoding MarR family transcriptional regulator — translation MMKALFSLLESYKAQMQEQMKAHDISLDVVHIRLCKIIAMEGRITPQSLAKAVGRDKAQITRMVAELVKRNYVRKIDNPDDGRSVWLSLSDKGAAFTQVFLHQEKQIEARMLQALSSEEQAMFSALLEKIAASDAKH, via the coding sequence ATGATGAAAGCGCTTTTTTCCTTATTAGAAAGCTATAAGGCACAGATGCAGGAACAGATGAAAGCGCACGATATAAGTCTGGATGTCGTGCACATTCGGCTATGTAAGATCATCGCGATGGAAGGGCGGATTACGCCTCAGTCGCTGGCGAAAGCTGTAGGACGCGATAAGGCGCAGATCACCCGAATGGTGGCGGAGCTGGTTAAACGTAATTATGTCCGCAAGATTGATAACCCGGATGATGGACGCAGCGTGTGGCTCAGTTTGTCCGATAAGGGCGCCGCATTTACGCAGGTTTTTCTGCATCAGGAAAAGCAGATAGAGGCGCGAATGCTTCAGGCGCTGTCCTCTGAAGAACAAGCCATGTTCAGTGCGCTGCTGGAAAAAATAGCGGCGAGCGATGCGAAACACTAA
- the uca gene encoding urea carboxylase, translating to MFDTLLIANRGAIACRILRSLREMNVRGVAVYSDADISSLHIQDADEAISLGEGAAAHTYLDVAKILSAAQRSGAQAIHPGYGFLSENAAFAEACETAQIAFVGPTPQQLRVFGLKHTARALAKKYHVPVLEGTELLENIDAALCAAAEIGYPVMLKSTAGGGGIGMRVCYSATELSEAFETVKRLGQNNFSDAGVFIEKYIERARHLEVQIFGDGQGDVLALGVRDCSVQRRNQKVIEETPAPNLPDGVADALCSAAICLAQAVNYRSAGTVEFVYDSATDRFYFLEVNTRLQVEHGVTEQVWGVDLVRWMIELAAGDLPPLRELAAQLNPRGHAIQARLYAEDPGKQFQPSPGLLTEVEFPASEEHRLRIDTWVTAGCDIPPFFDPMLAKIIACAPTREQAMAGLDRALAETRVYGVEHNRDYLRQILAAEPFASGQPWTRCLDALAYKATTCEVVSAGTQTTVQDYPGRLGYWSVGVPPSGPMDDRALRLGNRLVGNPAGTAALEVTMNGPTLRFNTDAVAVVTGAAIAIEIDDQPIPMDRVFAIPAGASLRLGAMQEQGVRSYLCLRGGIEVPDYLGSKSTFTLGQFGGHAGRALRAGDVLHLAALADRRVGDRLPDALRTTLSAVRELRVIYGPHAAPDYFTPAYMDTFLTTEWEVHFNSSRTGVRLTGPKPEWVRDSGGEAGLHPSNIHDNPYAIGAVDFTGDMPVILGPDGPSLGGFVCPVTVIEADLWALGQLNAGDRVRFIPVDLATARSLALACHAEVEQLAPINIDWSPAALISPVVLDIGDADKRLVARLSGDTHLLLEVGAAELDVALRFRVHALMMALEQQTLDGIIDITPGIRSLQVHYRPETLALSPLLEGLSSLWLAVCAQQNLTVPSRVVYLPLSWDDPACQLAIQKYMITVRSDAPWCPSNLEFIRRINELDNLDEVYRTVFEASYLVMGLGDVYLGAPVATPLDPRHRLVTTKYNPARTWTAENSVGIGGAYLCVYGMEGPGGYQFVGRTLQMWDRYRDVDAFDGKPWLLRFFDQIRFYPVSADELLSIRRDFPLGRYPLRIEQSELALSAYQDFLSREAEDIETFRVRQRAAFEAERERWRIAGQSVTDSVDAVIEETSEMPIQPGQVGVESPIAGNLWQVATEVGKTVAEGETLMILESMKMEIPIVSPQHGRVREIRCQPGASVRAGQCVVVIESQG from the coding sequence ATGTTCGACACACTTCTGATTGCTAACCGTGGTGCGATTGCGTGCCGTATTCTGCGTTCGCTGCGCGAGATGAACGTCCGTGGCGTCGCGGTCTATTCTGATGCCGATATCAGTAGCCTGCATATTCAGGACGCCGATGAAGCCATTAGTCTGGGAGAGGGCGCGGCGGCTCATACCTATTTGGATGTCGCGAAAATTTTATCGGCGGCGCAGCGCAGTGGCGCGCAGGCCATCCATCCGGGATATGGCTTTCTATCTGAGAATGCGGCATTTGCCGAAGCCTGTGAAACGGCACAAATTGCCTTTGTTGGGCCGACGCCGCAGCAGCTGCGCGTATTTGGCTTAAAACATACGGCGCGCGCGCTGGCGAAGAAATACCACGTCCCGGTGCTGGAAGGCACTGAACTGCTGGAAAATATTGATGCCGCCCTGTGCGCGGCGGCAGAGATTGGCTACCCAGTCATGCTCAAAAGCACGGCCGGTGGTGGCGGGATTGGGATGCGCGTCTGCTATAGCGCCACGGAACTGTCCGAGGCGTTTGAAACGGTAAAACGGCTGGGACAGAACAATTTCAGCGATGCGGGCGTTTTCATCGAAAAATATATCGAACGTGCCCGGCATCTTGAGGTACAGATTTTTGGTGATGGTCAGGGCGACGTGCTGGCGCTGGGCGTTCGGGACTGCTCGGTACAGCGTCGTAACCAGAAAGTCATTGAAGAAACGCCTGCGCCCAATCTGCCGGACGGCGTCGCTGACGCGCTGTGTTCTGCGGCAATCTGTCTGGCGCAGGCGGTGAATTACCGCAGTGCGGGGACGGTGGAGTTCGTCTATGACAGTGCGACCGACCGTTTTTATTTTCTTGAAGTCAACACGCGCCTACAGGTCGAGCACGGCGTAACGGAGCAGGTTTGGGGTGTGGATCTGGTACGGTGGATGATTGAACTGGCCGCAGGGGATCTGCCGCCGTTGCGTGAGCTGGCAGCTCAACTGAATCCGCGTGGTCATGCGATTCAGGCGCGTTTATATGCCGAAGATCCGGGCAAACAGTTCCAACCATCACCGGGATTATTGACGGAAGTCGAATTCCCCGCGTCAGAAGAACACCGCCTGCGCATCGATACCTGGGTGACGGCAGGGTGCGATATCCCCCCGTTTTTCGACCCGATGCTGGCTAAGATTATCGCCTGCGCGCCAACCCGCGAGCAGGCGATGGCCGGGCTGGATCGCGCGCTGGCAGAGACGCGGGTCTACGGCGTTGAGCACAATCGTGACTATCTGCGTCAGATTCTGGCGGCAGAACCGTTTGCCAGCGGCCAGCCGTGGACGCGCTGTTTGGATGCGTTGGCCTATAAGGCGACAACCTGCGAAGTGGTGAGTGCGGGTACGCAAACCACCGTACAGGACTATCCCGGACGTCTCGGATACTGGTCGGTCGGCGTGCCACCGTCGGGTCCGATGGACGATCGCGCGCTGCGTTTAGGGAATCGACTCGTGGGAAATCCGGCGGGGACGGCCGCGCTGGAGGTCACGATGAACGGGCCGACATTGCGTTTTAACACCGATGCGGTGGCAGTTGTTACGGGAGCGGCGATTGCTATTGAGATAGACGACCAGCCCATCCCGATGGATCGCGTGTTTGCGATACCGGCTGGTGCCAGCCTGCGTTTAGGGGCAATGCAGGAACAGGGCGTACGCAGTTATCTCTGCCTGCGCGGTGGTATCGAGGTGCCGGATTACCTTGGCAGTAAAAGCACCTTCACGCTGGGACAGTTTGGCGGCCATGCCGGGCGTGCGCTACGGGCGGGGGATGTTTTACACCTTGCTGCGCTGGCGGACAGACGAGTTGGTGACCGCCTGCCGGATGCGTTACGCACCACGTTGTCTGCGGTGCGTGAACTGCGCGTGATTTACGGCCCGCATGCCGCACCCGACTATTTTACGCCTGCCTATATGGACACTTTTCTCACCACTGAATGGGAAGTGCATTTTAACTCCAGCCGTACGGGCGTACGCCTGACTGGGCCGAAACCGGAGTGGGTACGCGATAGCGGCGGAGAGGCGGGGCTGCACCCTTCGAACATTCACGACAACCCGTATGCCATCGGGGCGGTGGATTTCACCGGCGATATGCCGGTTATTCTGGGGCCGGATGGCCCGAGTCTGGGCGGTTTCGTCTGTCCGGTGACGGTGATCGAAGCCGACTTGTGGGCGCTGGGGCAGCTTAATGCTGGCGATCGCGTGCGCTTTATTCCCGTCGATCTCGCTACGGCGCGTTCGCTGGCATTGGCGTGTCATGCTGAGGTAGAACAGCTTGCGCCGATCAACATCGACTGGTCGCCTGCCGCGCTCATTTCTCCGGTGGTATTGGATATCGGTGACGCGGATAAGCGGCTGGTTGCAAGGCTGTCCGGTGATACGCATCTACTGCTGGAAGTGGGGGCGGCGGAGCTGGACGTAGCGCTGCGTTTTCGCGTTCATGCGCTGATGATGGCGCTGGAACAACAAACGCTTGATGGCATCATTGATATCACGCCGGGTATTCGCTCGTTGCAGGTGCACTATCGTCCTGAAACGCTGGCATTGTCGCCTCTGCTGGAGGGGCTTTCCTCGCTATGGTTGGCCGTTTGCGCCCAGCAAAATCTGACCGTGCCATCGCGGGTGGTTTATCTGCCACTGTCCTGGGACGACCCTGCCTGCCAACTGGCGATTCAGAAATACATGATCACGGTACGCAGCGATGCGCCCTGGTGCCCAAGCAACCTTGAATTTATCCGCCGTATTAACGAACTGGATAATCTCGATGAGGTTTATCGAACGGTGTTTGAGGCCAGCTATCTGGTCATGGGGCTGGGCGACGTTTACCTCGGCGCACCGGTGGCAACGCCGCTGGATCCGCGTCACCGTTTAGTCACCACCAAATATAACCCGGCGCGCACTTGGACGGCGGAAAACTCGGTGGGGATTGGCGGCGCTTATCTGTGCGTTTATGGCATGGAAGGGCCGGGCGGCTACCAGTTTGTCGGACGCACGCTGCAAATGTGGGATCGTTATCGCGACGTTGACGCCTTTGACGGTAAACCGTGGCTGCTGCGCTTCTTCGACCAAATTCGCTTTTATCCGGTGTCGGCTGATGAATTGTTATCCATCCGACGGGATTTCCCGCTAGGGCGTTATCCGCTGCGGATCGAGCAAAGTGAATTGGCGCTAAGCGCCTATCAGGATTTCCTGTCGCGGGAAGCGGAAGACATCGAGACATTCCGCGTGCGCCAGCGGGCAGCGTTTGAGGCGGAGCGTGAGCGCTGGCGTATTGCCGGCCAATCGGTGACGGATAGTGTGGACGCCGTGATTGAGGAAACGAGCGAAATGCCGATCCAGCCGGGGCAGGTCGGCGTGGAAAGCCCGATTGCCGGCAACCTCTGGCAGGTGGCTACCGAAGTGGGTAAGACGGTAGCTGAAGGGGAAACGCTGATGATCCTCGAATCCATGAAAATGGAGATCCCGATTGTGTCGCCGCAGCACGGCAGGGTTCGAGAGATTCGCTGCCAGCCTGGAGCGTCCGTTCGTGCAGGGCAGTGCGTGGTGGTGATTGAGTCTCAGGGATAA
- a CDS encoding urea carboxylase-associated family protein, producing the protein MTEIQVLTDTHASKNTSTGRSTLDEETVPGGGHTSVILKRGQILRITDVEGGGNVGLLLFNAHQTSERLNLPDTLKGQHTAKLTVGHCLYSDMGRVLAAIVTDTCGWHDSVGGVLNAQEVHEKYGQGRYQELRNGFFRNGMDNLLVEMGKWNLNLQDLLMAINLFSKVTVNAQGQFHFHANHSQAGNYIELYAPMDTLVVLTALQHPMDPNPTYAPRPIALTWSRAESEDVAKYCREFREENARAFHNTERDYL; encoded by the coding sequence ATGACAGAGATACAGGTATTAACAGACACACACGCATCGAAAAATACATCGACAGGCCGGTCAACGTTGGATGAAGAAACGGTACCGGGTGGAGGCCATACCTCCGTCATCCTCAAGCGCGGACAGATTCTGCGGATAACCGATGTGGAAGGCGGCGGCAATGTGGGCTTGCTGCTGTTTAACGCTCACCAGACCAGCGAACGTTTAAACCTGCCGGATACCCTGAAAGGGCAACACACCGCCAAATTAACGGTAGGGCACTGCCTTTACTCTGATATGGGACGGGTACTGGCGGCGATCGTTACCGATACCTGCGGCTGGCACGACAGCGTTGGCGGCGTGCTCAATGCGCAGGAGGTGCATGAAAAATACGGGCAGGGGCGCTATCAGGAATTGCGCAACGGCTTTTTCCGTAACGGCATGGATAACCTGCTGGTCGAAATGGGGAAATGGAATCTCAACCTGCAAGATCTACTGATGGCGATCAACCTGTTCAGCAAAGTCACGGTGAATGCGCAGGGGCAGTTTCACTTTCACGCCAATCATTCTCAAGCGGGCAACTACATCGAGCTGTATGCACCGATGGACACACTGGTCGTGCTGACGGCCTTGCAACACCCGATGGATCCCAACCCGACGTATGCGCCGCGTCCAATTGCACTCACCTGGAGCCGAGCAGAAAGCGAGGATGTTGCCAAATACTGCCGTGAGTTCCGTGAGGAAAATGCACGCGCGTTTCACAATACCGAACGCGATTACCTGTAA
- a CDS encoding urea carboxylase-associated family protein, with product MTLIASNKMAEDAVFRHVIPAGEPYLFEVKQGQTLRLLDLEGNQAVDTLFYRVSDPRERYDPQRTMRRQNNVYLTTGSVLYSNLGNPLLTIVADTCGQHDTLGGACAQESNTVRYALDRRYMHSCRDNFLCACLHDGRLNKKDIGANINFFMNVPVTAEGGLTFEDGISAPGKYVELRAETDVIVLISNCPQLNNPCNGWNPTPAEVLVWN from the coding sequence ATGACATTAATTGCCAGCAACAAAATGGCCGAGGACGCGGTCTTCCGCCATGTCATCCCAGCCGGAGAACCCTATCTGTTCGAAGTAAAACAGGGGCAGACGCTGCGGCTGCTGGATTTAGAAGGCAATCAGGCGGTGGATACGCTGTTCTATCGCGTCAGCGACCCACGTGAACGCTACGATCCTCAACGTACGATGCGCCGCCAGAATAACGTCTACCTGACGACCGGTAGTGTGCTGTATTCCAACCTTGGCAATCCGTTGTTGACGATCGTCGCCGACACCTGCGGTCAACATGACACGCTTGGCGGTGCCTGTGCGCAAGAGAGCAACACGGTGCGCTATGCGCTCGACCGACGCTACATGCACAGCTGCCGTGACAACTTTCTCTGTGCCTGCCTGCACGATGGTCGCCTGAACAAAAAGGACATTGGCGCGAACATCAACTTCTTTATGAACGTGCCGGTAACGGCGGAAGGCGGACTGACCTTCGAGGATGGCATTTCCGCACCGGGGAAATACGTGGAGTTACGCGCTGAAACGGATGTCATCGTGCTGATTTCCAACTGCCCGCAGCTGAATAATCCGTGCAATGGTTGGAATCCGACGCCAGCGGAGGTGCTGGTATGGAACTGA
- a CDS encoding DUF3861 family protein translates to MGNIYQITVEEKAEHQRTLSFEFSLHDDLFKLLEKVDGKMDMTPEQTQAFMVGLKLFGEVMMQQRKHPLFKEFSAPFRAFMMNLKKQ, encoded by the coding sequence ATGGGAAACATCTATCAGATTACGGTGGAAGAAAAAGCCGAGCACCAACGCACGCTGTCGTTTGAATTCTCGCTTCACGACGACCTGTTCAAGCTACTGGAAAAAGTCGATGGCAAGATGGACATGACGCCGGAACAAACGCAGGCCTTTATGGTGGGATTGAAGCTGTTTGGAGAGGTGATGATGCAGCAAAGAAAACATCCGCTATTTAAGGAATTTTCTGCCCCGTTCAGAGCGTTCATGATGAACCTGAAGAAACAGTAA